A single Clostridium kluyveri DNA region contains:
- a CDS encoding phage tail tape measure protein, whose translation MKEAMSGMLALVDQGPEKFNELEKGLKNCDGAGKEMASTMQDNLKGAIEGMKGSIETMGIRIGDVLAPGIRKAADFIGKLADGFSNLPRPIQTFIVYLGLAAAAFGPVMIIFGKIITSTATVVGALGKIGTAVRSLGTIFSGLRTAASAFTVLPGLISPPVLITVGIIAGLAFVVYEVIKHWDSFKKYATGFGNAIKSIFKAVGEFIGAAVKGWGLIFEGFSKLLKASVEGWIILFKGFGEFIKAAVEGWKLIFSGLGNAMKAIGKFIFEGLFEGISSMAGKIKDKVASIAESIKDTFKAALGIHSPSTAFEEYATNTGQGYINGWDKIKNPIKQKMLGLANGIKSLWNTKPDFSSLGDIALSGAYNGSSRETLNRINNLSTSKILDFNPKFTLYVTVADTGEKGTQKLVGEVKTMSGNALKDAMTQLFMNDVIRD comes from the coding sequence TTGAAAGAAGCTATGTCTGGTATGCTTGCTCTGGTAGACCAAGGACCAGAAAAATTTAATGAACTTGAAAAAGGGCTTAAAAATTGTGATGGTGCTGGAAAGGAAATGGCTAGTACCATGCAAGACAATTTAAAAGGTGCTATTGAAGGTATGAAAGGCTCTATAGAAACTATGGGTATAAGAATAGGAGATGTTTTGGCACCTGGAATAAGAAAAGCTGCGGATTTTATAGGTAAGTTGGCTGATGGATTTTCTAATTTACCTAGGCCTATTCAGACATTTATTGTCTATCTCGGGCTTGCAGCAGCAGCTTTCGGACCAGTTATGATCATATTTGGTAAGATTATAACATCAACAGCAACTGTAGTTGGTGCATTAGGGAAGATAGGAACTGCAGTAAGGAGTTTAGGCACAATATTTAGTGGGTTGCGAACAGCCGCAAGTGCATTTACAGTATTACCAGGGCTAATCAGTCCACCTGTACTAATTACGGTTGGGATAATAGCAGGACTTGCCTTTGTAGTATATGAAGTAATAAAACATTGGGATTCATTCAAAAAGTATGCAACAGGGTTTGGAAATGCTATAAAAAGTATATTTAAAGCTGTAGGAGAGTTTATTGGTGCTGCAGTTAAAGGTTGGGGGTTAATTTTTGAAGGATTCAGTAAACTCCTTAAAGCGTCGGTAGAAGGCTGGATAATATTATTTAAAGGTTTTGGCGAATTTATTAAAGCAGCAGTGGAAGGCTGGAAACTAATATTTTCTGGACTAGGAAATGCCATGAAAGCTATAGGTAAATTTATTTTCGAAGGGTTATTCGAGGGTATAAGTAGTATGGCAGGAAAGATAAAAGATAAAGTTGCTTCTATAGCAGAATCTATAAAAGATACATTTAAAGCAGCTCTAGGTATACATTCTCCTTCAACTGCCTTCGAAGAATATGCAACAAATACAGGACAGGGTTATATAAATGGTTGGGATAAAATAAAGAATCCAATAAAACAAAAAATGTTGGGTTTAGCCAATGGAATTAAAAGTTTATGGAACACAAAACCAGATTTTTCAAGTTTAGGTGATATTGCACTAAGTGGTGCTTACAATGGTTCTTCAAGAGAAACTTTAAACAGAATAAATAATCTTAGTACAAGCAAAATACTTGACTTCAACCCTAAGTTTACTCTCTATGTTACTGTGGCTGATACTGGAGAGAAAGGTACGCAAAAGCTTGTTGGCGAAGTTAAAACTATGTCGGGGAATGCACTTAAGGATGCAATGACACAATTATTCATGAATGATGTTATAAGGGACTAG
- a CDS encoding phage tail tape measure protein produces MSKKGGESLAIDAGTVVAFMELDTSRFTSGLSSAGQQMKQFMDSSNSAETRMQSLGGAMQSTGSVATAAVTLPLVGIGAAAVKTSMDFGAQMSSVQAISGATGNEFNKLREQAIELGADTAFSATEAAEGQENLASAGFKTSEILEAMPGMLDLAAAGNVDIATASDIAGSSLRGFGLEASQATHVADVLAKAAADTNAGITDTGEAMKYIAPVANALGISFEDTTAAIGLLSNAGIKGSQAGTTLRSALTNLASPTDAAAQLMEQLGMNFFDAQGKMLPLGQVLQILKDKTSGLTQQQKASAMQTLFGRILPTKVEKLCA; encoded by the coding sequence ACCTCTCGATTTACAAGTGGACTAAGCAGTGCAGGACAACAAATGAAACAATTTATGGATTCCAGCAACTCCGCAGAAACAAGAATGCAAAGTTTAGGCGGAGCAATGCAAAGTACGGGTAGCGTTGCAACTGCGGCTGTGACACTGCCTTTAGTTGGAATAGGTGCAGCTGCAGTAAAAACATCTATGGATTTTGGCGCTCAAATGTCGTCTGTACAAGCCATAAGTGGCGCAACAGGAAATGAATTCAATAAATTAAGAGAACAGGCTATAGAACTTGGAGCTGATACAGCATTTAGTGCTACAGAAGCTGCTGAAGGACAAGAAAATTTAGCTTCTGCTGGATTTAAAACTAGTGAAATACTGGAAGCTATGCCTGGAATGTTGGATTTGGCTGCAGCAGGAAACGTTGATATAGCAACTGCATCCGATATAGCAGGAAGTTCTCTTAGGGGTTTTGGGCTGGAGGCAAGTCAAGCTACACATGTTGCGGATGTATTGGCGAAAGCCGCAGCAGACACTAATGCAGGTATAACCGATACAGGAGAAGCTATGAAGTATATAGCTCCAGTAGCTAATGCATTAGGAATTTCTTTTGAAGATACTACTGCAGCTATAGGATTATTGAGTAATGCTGGAATAAAAGGCTCGCAAGCAGGAACTACACTTAGAAGTGCTTTGACTAATTTGGCAAGCCCTACTGATGCAGCAGCACAGCTTATGGAACAATTGGGAATGAATTTCTTTGATGCCCAGGGGAAAATGTTGCCACTTGGACAGGTGCTTCAAATTTTGAAGGATAAAACTTCTGGACTCACACAGCAACAAAAAGCTAGTGCTATGCAAACTCTTTTCGGTAGAATTTTGCCGACCAAAGTTGAAAAACTTTGTGCTTAA